The genomic region GcagtcttctcctctcatccatccgGCCCTGTGTTTATAATCTATTATTTTATTGTCATCATCAGCATCACTCTGACTGTCATTATGATTTTAAAGCAGCCTCTTATGTCCCGAAGAGGTTTTCAGATCCTCTCTCATGCTATCTGCTGTATTATCATGGTAATCAACCTAATGTATTATAATGGACTTGGATTGCTGTTGTTTGTTCCTTGTTGATGAATGTAATGTGTGTTTTccacatcactgtctggtatgtaTCCTGAACCGTGCTATAAcctctatataaatatatatactataaatgtcaattatattatattataattaagcaataaggtcagagggggtgtggtatatggccaatataccagctaagggctgttcttacgcatgaCACAACGCGGGGTGTCAAGAcacagcctttagccgtggtatattggccatatatcacaaatccctgaggtgctttattgttattataaactggttaccaaggtaattagagcagtaaaaataaatgttttgtcatacctgtggtatacggtctgatataccacggctgtcagccaatcagcatttagggctcgaaccacccagtgtaTAAGAATATTTACTCTGCAttgcgttgtgcctaagaacagcccttagccgtgttatattggccatataccacatccccTTAAATATAGCACTATAACTCATATATCTATATACGATATAAAATTATATTTTCACTCATGTGAAAACCAAGTTTATTCTGGTACCAGTCCAAGTGTTGGTTCCAGGATGTGAAACCAGAGTACTACTAGGAACAGTAACGTTAACGCGATGGTGCCAGTAGTTCACAAACAAAGGGACATGCATAAGCATCATTTTGTTGGGTCTGATAGGATCCCATTTAACAGTAgtcatgtgtgtgtttctgtatgcaGTGTGGTGAGGGGTGGGTGTGTGCCGCTGCCCTGGGCTGGGCTGAAGGCAGAGGAGGTAGGATGCTGTGGTTCTCCCTGCTGTCTGTGGTGGTCCTGGGTTGTGTGACCCCGacccagacacacactcacacacacaccccgacgcccacctccacacacaccccTATGGTGGACAGCTCGGAGGAGGAGGTGGACGAACCGTGCTTCGAGCCGTGCACGTGTGAGGTCAAAGAGGGAGTGTTGCACGTGCACTGTGATGGGCGGGGCTTCACTAACGCCAGCCAGGTGACTGCACTGCATTAGCTTAATCTAATGTACCTAATTTTATAATATACATACTGCAGTAGTATATTAATAAACAACCCTGTTCTGCACTGTACTGCATTACTGCACTAAATGTAGTGTTTCTGTTTTGGCATATGTTTATTTGTATAAGATTAAATAAagtcaaccaaccaatcaatcaatcaaccaatcaggtGTCCCAGTCTTGGCTCCGCCCCTTCAAGCTCAACCTGCAGAGGAACTCCTTGAGGCGTCTCTATAGCAATGGCTTCCTGCACCATAGCAATGCCGTGGCGATAAACCTAGGCAACAACGCGCTGCAGGACATCCGTGCCGGGGCGTTTCATGGTCTGGGGACACTGAGACGCCTCTACCTCCACGAGAACAAACTGGAGGTGTTCCGCAACGACACCTTCTCTGGCCTGGAGGCACTGGAGTACCTGCAGGTAGGCCTGACATCATTACTACCCATTAGAACCATCAATAAACACTGTGGTCAATCCTCATCAATAATCACTGTGATTAGTCTACATCCATACTTACTGTGACAACGATAATCAATAAGTTATGTGTGATCTCCCAAGCCTGATGAGTTCCTGTTTGTGTCAAAATGTCACATTTGAACACTTTGACTTtacctctatcccctctacctACAGGCCGACTACAATGTCATCAAACGCATCGACAGTGGGGCGCTACGCTACCTGCATAAATTACGAGTGCTCATCCTCAATGACAACCTGATCCCTGCTCTGCCTCCTCATCTCTTCAGGTATCTGCTTATTAAACTTATTAAACCTGCTTTACCATGTCCACATCATGGGTCTGTTTCTCACTCTGACCAAGGTAACTGTCTGAAAAAGTTGTTTTCAATCACATTTATAACATGCATCAGTCATGTTCCTTATTCTTCAATAACATGATCACCAATACCAATTCCAATTTTTCGCAGTGTGGAAATGTcattcctgaattgaaatggaattgaccccagccGTAATGATCCCTTCCacccccagatctgtgtctctgACCCACCTGGACCTGCGGGGGAACCGTCTGAAGAGCCTGGCCTACGCCGGGACCCTGGAGTACGTGGGCCGCAGCCTGATGGAGCTCCAGCTGGAGGAGAACCCCTGGATCTGTGGCTGTGAGGCAGTCCAGCTGCAGACCTGGCTGGGACACATTCCCTACACCGCAGTGGTGGGGGACATCACCTGCGAATACCCCTTCCACCTGCACGGGAAAGACCTGAGGGAGATACCACGCAAAGAACTGTGTGccggagaggtggagggagagggggagaaggagggagagagggagaagcacgGAGGGGTACAGCCTCCTCAGCATCCGCCCTCTAACCCAAAAGCGAACCCCAAGCCTGGGAGGCCCAGACCAACCAAGCCGTCCTCCATGGTTCACCATCAGAACACACATACCTCATCTTCGTCAACTTCATCATCGGCAgagcggagggggagagagaggtcccCTCGGCCCACCAAGCGTCCCCGGGCCTCCAGGACGCCCCCCACCCAGCGTAGCCTCCTCCCCAACCAGCCCCCTCCCATCGCAGGGTACCAGACTCGCCCCCCCATCCCTATCATATGTCCTCTGGGGTGCACCTGTAACCTCCACATCTCAGGTACAGTTTGGATGGGACTTCTTTGGCTCAGCAGTATGACATCACACACAGCAGGGTGACTTCCTGATAACAGATATAAACAACATCAAGATTTGAATTTGCCAAGACTGCTACTATTGTGCTATTCACAATGTGGGCAAGCCACAAGGGACACAAACTAACAGGGACAATCATGGCACTATGCACAGGGGACAAATGTGATTTATGTGGTTGTCTGTAAACAGGAAGTCGCCCCACTGTGTCTGATAATGTCATACTGCTGAGACTAGCtttgcatactgtatgtgctcaATGCAAAACACTTTGGGCTGAAATGTATGAAAGAGCTGAACAAAAGTTGATTCAGTATAATTGTTCCAGACCTAGGATTGACAGTCAACTGTAAGGAGAGCGGCTTCAACAACGTGTCCCAGCTCATGCCACGCCCCCTCAACGGACGGAAGCTGTACCTCAGCGGCAACCTCATCCAGCGGATCTATAAGTCAGATTTCTGGAATTTTTCCAGTCTGGATCTACTTCACCTGGGAAACAACCGGATCTCCTTTATTCAGGTTGTCATTAGCCAGAGGATCTCATTTGTTCATGTTGTCATTAGCCAGAGGATCTCCTTTATTCAGGTTGTCATTAGCCAGAGGATCTCATTTATTCAGGTTGTCATTAGCCAGAGGATCTCATTTATTCAGGTTGTCATTAGCCAGACGATCTCCTTTATTCAGGTTGTCATTAGCCAGAGGATCTTATTTATTCAGGTTGTCTTTAGCCAGGAGATCTCCTTTATTCAGGTTGTCATTAGCCAGAGGATCTCATTTATTCAGGTTGTCATTAGCCAGAGGATCTCCTTTATTCATGGTGTCTTTAGGCAGAAAATCTCCTAGGGTTCAGATTGTCTTCAGCCTGAGGCGTCATACACCTGGATAACATTGAGGGGCCCTGTGGCACAATGGACATGAAGTCCCTGTATTTaccttctttttctctctcgctctctttctctgtctctctctctttctcggtctctctttatctctctctctctctttctgtctatctgtctctctatctttctgtatctctctctgtctctctctcctctctctctctctctctctctctctctctctctctctctctctctctctctctctctctctctctctctctctctctctctctctctctctctctctctctctctctctctctctctctctctctctctctctctctctctctctctctctctctctctctctctctctctctctctctctctctcctctctctctctctctctctctctctctctctctctctctctctctctctctcctctctctgtctggttctccAGGAGGGAGCGTTCTCCAGCCTGCCGACCCTGAGGAGTCTCTACCTGAACGGCAACAACCTGCAGAGGCTTAGCCCACACATGTTCCTGGGTCTACTTAACCTCAGGTAGGActgactgtcacacacacactcactcacacacacacgttcctgGGTCCTGTATGATCATGTCTCCTTGTAGGTACCTGTACTTTGAATACAATGAGATCGGTGTGGTGGAGGCGGGAGTGTTCAGCCCCATGCCGTCTCTCCAGCTGCTCTTCCTCAACGCCAACCTGCTGAGGTCACTTCCTGTCGGAGTGTTCCAgggcatctccctctctcgcctCAACCTCCGCAACAACCACTTCCTCAGCCTGCCTGTAGAGGGGGTGTTAGAGCACCTTACTGGACTGGTGCAGgtaggaggaagggatggggaggggTGTTTGTAGGGGGTTAGGTGTGTgtgcagacagggtgtgtagcggggtggtgtgtatgagtatagatgtgtgtgtgtaacgtgtatGGGCACaggtgtgtctgtcagtctgtctgtaaagGGGATTCTAGAGCATCTAATTTGACTAGTCCAGATGTTCCTCATTTTGTATGACACCAATCACATTTCTATGGAAACAGACTGAAATAAAGCTTTTCCCATCATCTCCCAGGTGGACCTGCAGCAGAACCCATGGGAGTGCAGGTGTGATGCGGCCCCTCTGAAGCGCTGGCTGGAGGGCCTga from Oncorhynchus kisutch isolate 150728-3 linkage group LG5, Okis_V2, whole genome shotgun sequence harbors:
- the LOC109879732 gene encoding SLIT and NTRK-like protein 3, which encodes MLWFSLLSVVVLGCVTPTQTHTHTHTPTPTSTHTPMVDSSEEEVDEPCFEPCTCEVKEGVLHVHCDGRGFTNASQVSQSWLRPFKLNLQRNSLRRLYSNGFLHHSNAVAINLGNNALQDIRAGAFHGLGTLRRLYLHENKLEVFRNDTFSGLEALEYLQADYNVIKRIDSGALRYLHKLRVLILNDNLIPALPPHLFRSVSLTHLDLRGNRLKSLAYAGTLEYVGRSLMELQLEENPWICGCEAVQLQTWLGHIPYTAVVGDITCEYPFHLHGKDLREIPRKELCAGEVEGEGEKEGEREKHGGVQPPQHPPSNPKANPKPGRPRPTKPSSMVHHQNTHTSSSSTSSSAERRGRERSPRPTKRPRASRTPPTQRSLLPNQPPPIAGYQTRPPIPIICPLGCTCNLHISDLGLTVNCKESGFNNVSQLMPRPLNGRKLYLSGNLIQRIYKSDFWNFSSLDLLHLGNNRISFIQEGAFSSLPTLRSLYLNGNNLQRLSPHMFLGLLNLRYLYFEYNEIGVVEAGVFSPMPSLQLLFLNANLLRSLPVGVFQGISLSRLNLRNNHFLSLPVEGVLEHLTGLVQVDLQQNPWECRCDAAPLKRWLEGLSAVVVVGEVVCHSPEETTGTDLRSLSLDLLCPELDTHQATVENQGEWNSSTAPDGDFSLGYPVPGNGPLGPITKASIPLSVLVLSLLVLFVSAFFAAAALIAYALRRRDKLPFRRQGEVDLAGIQMECGIFTEQHHRLPVPKTPPSPSALQHSLVYDSILPVVPGPDPNLSPSTHMCSSPVYKNEDDSVVRQQQQQFSASKEKGNVGRHFSGGGRESEGHYRLVAEREREWNMEVSPPSISTVAGAVGPPLSDLHGNGTLCPTVIDSQGPTPKVGLVDCLFGISGMSAAVPEFRDLPDMYTRPPPPRYPHPPQPPQPPEPKEETRASQSLVVTTMTACVGPSSSNQSENSEFPRELRMRLSTKPDYMEVLDRSYQF